GGGCCGTCGACGCCGAGGAAACGGCCGACCGTCGAACTGAGCTCCTGCCAGCTCGTCCGCTCACCAGCCAGGGCCCGGTGGCCGGCTCCGGTGAGCTGGTACGTCCGCCGCTCCCGCCCGTTCACGGTGCTCCAGGTGCTGTCCACGTAGCCGGCCCGCTCCAGTCGGCGCAGGGCGGGATAGATGGTGCCGGTGGGCAGATTGAGCGTGCCGCCACTGCGCACCTTGAGCGCCTCGATGATGGCGTAGCCGTGCAGCGAGCCTCCTTCGAGCACCGAGAGCAGGAGTGCGTCGAGATGGCCGTGCAGTGCCTGGGCCTTCATAGGTAGCAAGACTACTAATAGATGGTGCCTTCGCCAACGGGGTGCCGGCACCCGGCTCACAGAACGGCCGACTAGGGTGTGTGCGCAGAGTCACCCACCCGACAGTTCCACCCCGATCGGGTGCCGCAAACCTTGAGTGCACACACGGAGGTCAGCGTGGCCCGCCAGTCGTCCCACCGGCCCGACGCCGACGAACCCGACACCGAGTTCGACGAGAGCAGCCGGCCCACCGACACCGCGACCGAGAGCACGGCGGACGCGGCAGCCGATCCCGTCGAGGACGACCCGGACCTCGACGACGAGGGGGCGGTAGCCGAGCCGGCGAACCGTGCCCTCTGGGAAGACGTACGCATCGATCCGGTGGAGATCGCGCTCCCCTCGGGCAGCGGCTTCACCCTTCGGGCGTACCGGATGTCCAACGAGGTCACGCCGACCGAAATCGGCGAGCGGGACGACGACGACCCGTTCCACGCCCGGGCGCGCCGGGACGAGGAAGAGGAGACCGTCGTCTTCCTCGACGAGGATTTCGCCGAGAGCCTTGAGGCCGAGGACCGCGAAGAGGACCCCCGGCGAGGGCGTGCGGTCCGCGACGACGACGAGGCCGACGACGAAGACCTCGACGACCAGGCGGACGAAGCGGACGAAGAAGACGAGGATGAGGAAGCCGAAGAAGTTGCGGTCTTTCTCACTCACCGGGGCAAACTGCTGCTCTTCAAGAGCCGCGAGTCACTGGTCAGCTTCGTCCTGTCCGGAGCACCGCACGACATGACCGAACTGGACACCTGGGACGACCTGGTCGCACGGGTCCAGCCTGCGGATATCGCTCCGCTGGACGAGGACTCGTACGAGCTCGACCTGGTCGTGGAGAACCTCCGCGGCGGGCACGACACCTGGGACCCGAAGCTGCTCATCGCCGCCGGCGAGGTCGCCCGCGACCTTGCCTTCGCGCTGCGGCTCCCATCCGTACTGGATATGCTCTCGACCGGCAACAGCCTCGATGACCTGGACGAGGCGCTCCGCGCGACGGCCAACGGCGGCCTCGGCGGATTCATGGGGCGCCGCCGGTTGAAGAAAATCGGGGCACAAACCGCAAGTTTGGGTTGGCGCACGATTATCGGCAAGATCTCTGCAGCGGTGGACTGGCGCGACTGACCTCTCACCAGGGAGCATCAGTCTTTGGCACACACCACCTGTGTCTCGGGAGGAGGACGACGCCGTGGCGCTCGTGCGGGTGTACTGCGGTCTGGCCTCAGCGGATCCGTCCGCTGGACCGGCTTCGGCCGGATCCACGCTGACGTCTGCTGTGGTTGACGACGCAGGCCGGCTGCTCCACGTCGGCGAGATCGGCGACGACCCGGCTGGCTACGCCCAGCTCGGCGCGCTGCTCGTCGAACGTTCGGGCGGACTGAGCGGTGTGGCGATCGCCGCTGACAGCGACGACCATCTGGTCACCTCGCTGCTGAGCGCGGCCGGCCGTCCTCTGGCGATCGCCGACGACGACTCGGTGGACGACTTCGCCGAGCGGTTCGCCGACGACGAGTCACAGGAGGAGATGGAGGGATCGCCGGCCCAACGGCGGGCCATCGGCCTGGCCCGGGCACTCCAGGCCGGCGCCCTCTCCGCGTTCACCCTCCCGGCCCCCCGGGACCTCGCCGGTTACAAGCCCGTACTCGCGGCCCACGCGGCGCTCGCCAGCGGACGCCACTCGGCCGCCGGGGCGCTCCGCGAGGTTCTCCGCGAGCTCTACCCCGCCGCACTCCGCGCCTACCCCGACCCGGCCGACCCGGTGCCGCTCGCGGTGCTCGACGCCCTGCCCGAACCGGGCATGCTGACCGGCACCGGCGGTCGCGGTCGGGAGAGCGCGGTTGCCGTCGACGCCATCACCGCACACCTCGTCGCCGACGGCGTGGCGGAGGCGAACGAGATCTCCGAGGCGGTCACCGCGCTCCAGGTGGCGATCGCCGAGACGCCCCGCCGGGCCACCGTCAACAACAAGGCCGTCACCTCGGCCGTGGCCGAGGCCGTACGGCAGGCCGTGGCGGCGGTACGCGCCTACGACGCCGGCTGCGACGCGCTGGTGGCGACGCTCGCGGCCCGGGTCACCACCCCCGCACCACTCTCCAGTCGCCGCACCGTACGACGCGGCACCGGGGAACCAGCACCGCTGGCCGCGGGTGCGCACGGCACCGGCAGCCACGGCGTACGACCGGCGACCCAGGAGCCGGTGCCGTCAGTCGGCCGGCGCAGTCGCCCCCAGCCCGCCGCCGGCAACGGCGTACCGGCGACTCCCCAGCCGATGACCGCACCCCCGGTCGCACCGGCACCGCTCGCACCGCCGCCGATGGCCCCGCAGCCGGTCGTACCGGCGGCGTCCCTGCCCGGCCTGGGCCGGCCCGCCGCCGCTCCGGTGGCACAGCCTCAGCGTGACCTGCCCACTCCGGTCCCCGCCGCCCAGTCCACGGCGGCACAGTGGCGGGAGTCGCCGGCCAACCGGCCGGTCTCCTCGCCGCCTCCGCCGCCTCCGGGCATCACCCCGATCGTTCCGGCGCAGCGCAGCGGCAACGTGCCGCCCGCCGACGCGGGAGAACCGTTCCGGGCGACCCTGACGACCGCCGCGATCAACAGCGCCCGGAGCGAACGACGTCCGACGCCGATCGTGCCGCGTCCGAAGACCAACCGCGAGCCCGCTCCCACCACGAACGGGTTCGGGGCGACCGACCTCAGCGTGCCCGTGCCCACGCCTCGGCCGGACACCTCCACCCCGCCGCCCGGCTCCCGGGCGAACTGGCCCCTGGTCAGCCCCGGCGACGACCGGGACGAGCGTGCGGACCGCGAGCGGGCCGAACATGACCGGGCCGAACGTGACCGGGCCGAACGTGACCGGGCCGACCGGGAGCATGCGGACCGGGAGCATGCGGACCGGGAGCTGGCTGAACGGGAGCGGGGCCGTGGCGCCCTGGGCCGTGGCGAATACGGCCGGAACGAACGTGAGCGCAACGACCGGGCCGAGCTCGGCCGGGGCGAGCGGGAACTCGGCGGACGGGACCTGGCGGCGAGCGCCGAGCCGGCGTACCAGTTCGACCGGCAGTCTTCGGCCGGTCTCGACCTGCCGGCGCCGACCGGAGCCGGCGACGGCCGGGTGACGCCGCCCTGGCTCGCCGACGACCTGCCGCAGGAACCTCCGATGCTGCGGCTCGTGGAGCCGCAGCCGTTGGCCGACCGTGCCCTGCGCGACCCGGCCGGCGCGAACGCCGACCCGCGCCTGGACGGTCCGCCGCTGCGGCTCGTCGAGCCCGACGCGCCGGACCGGAACGCCCGGCCAACCCGGGCGGCGCGACGCGCCACCGAGCCGAGTGCTCCCCCGGTGGCCGAGGGCGACGGTGACCTGCTCATCTTTGCCGCCGCCCGCTCGGCCTGGTTCACCGGTCACCCGGAGGACGAGGTCGACGTCGAGTGGTCCTCGACCGCCGACACCGGTTGGCGCGCCGCAGAGCAGGCGGCCCGACCGCAGGTCGGCGACGAGACACGGGCCGGTCTGCCCCGGCGGGTGCCGCAGGCAAACCTGGTTCCCGGCTCGCCGCTACGGGACGAACGGCCACTGCGGATCGTGCGCGACGCGGCCCGGATCGCGGAGCACACCACCGGCTATTTCCGGGGTTGGCGCCGGGGCCAGGAGATCGGCGGCTTCGCCGTCGGCGGGCGCCCCGGACGCGAGGCCGCCGGTGGCTGGGACTTCAGCCGCGATCACAACGACCGTGACGACGATCGGGAGTACGAGTACCGGTCCGCCGGCTACCGCTCCTGACCTCCCGGTCGGGCGTGATCGACCTGGGATAACGTCACGTGTCCCTGGCCACACCATAAATATTTGACCGCTGTACTATCCGCTCGGCAACATACCGGCGGAACAGCAGGTGGCCGGTGGACACCATGGCGCGGAGAGGCGGCACCTGATGGCGAGACCGGCGATCGGCTCTTCCTCCCTGACCCGTCGTGGCCTCCTGGTGGCCAGCGCCTCCAGCCTCTTCCTCACCGCCTGCGGCAGCGGCGACTCCGAGGTCCAGTCCGGCCCGACCCGAGGGCCGCAGGACCTGGTGATCGGCGCCAACCTTGAGTTGACCGGCGCCGGCGCGGCCATGGGGGTG
The Micromonospora pisi DNA segment above includes these coding regions:
- a CDS encoding PadR family transcriptional regulator; protein product: MKAQALHGHLDALLLSVLEGGSLHGYAIIEALKVRSGGTLNLPTGTIYPALRRLERAGYVDSTWSTVNGRERRTYQLTGAGHRALAGERTSWQELSSTVGRFLGVDGPAEAPA
- a CDS encoding DNA primase, with the protein product MSAHTEVSVARQSSHRPDADEPDTEFDESSRPTDTATESTADAAADPVEDDPDLDDEGAVAEPANRALWEDVRIDPVEIALPSGSGFTLRAYRMSNEVTPTEIGERDDDDPFHARARRDEEEETVVFLDEDFAESLEAEDREEDPRRGRAVRDDDEADDEDLDDQADEADEEDEDEEAEEVAVFLTHRGKLLLFKSRESLVSFVLSGAPHDMTELDTWDDLVARVQPADIAPLDEDSYELDLVVENLRGGHDTWDPKLLIAAGEVARDLAFALRLPSVLDMLSTGNSLDDLDEALRATANGGLGGFMGRRRLKKIGAQTASLGWRTIIGKISAAVDWRD